In a genomic window of Diabrotica undecimpunctata isolate CICGRU chromosome 2, icDiaUnde3, whole genome shotgun sequence:
- the LOC140433969 gene encoding uncharacterized protein, with amino-acid sequence MYTENILRDYQAGFRKNLSTSGHVFMLKQVLSRAYEYDIPTHVLFVDFKGAYDNVGRSKLMKALQEFKILSKIIRLVHMTLQNTQAQLILMKRRDNNMNTAETIFNKSHQCLAYADNVVLLAMSRTELEKIAKNFLEVAGNEGLQINLNKTKYMELKNRQKKSRKLNVEILLGREIL; translated from the coding sequence atgtaCACAGAAAATATATTGCGCGACtatcaagctggttttagaaaaaaTCTATCAACTAGTGGCCACGTATTTATGCTGAAACAAGTTCTCTCTCGTGCATATGAATACGACATACCGACCCACGTTCTCTTTGTGGATTTTAAGGGTGCTTATGACAATGTAGGAAGATCAAAACTGATGAAGGCACTACAGGAGTTCAAAATCCTATCTAAGATAATCAGACTAGTACATATGACGCTTCAGAACACACAAGCGCAGTTAATATTAATGaaaagaagagacaataataTGAATACAGcggaaacaatatttaataagagTCACCAGTGTCTAGCATATGCTGATAATGTTGTACTTTTGGCTATGAGTAGAACAGAATTAGAAAAAATAGCTAAGAATTTTCTAGAGGTCGCAGGAAATGAGGGATTAcagataaatttaaataaaacaaaatacatggagcTAAAAAATAGgcaaaagaaaagcagaaaactaAATGTGGAAATTCTATTAGGGAGAGAAATTCTGTAA